CCTGACGCTGCTAACTGCGGCAATTGGGGGAATTCTGTTCCTCCTTCTAAAAATTCCGGGCAGTTTGATGGTTGGCGCCATGTTGATAACCATTCTGTTTAATTTGCTGACCGGTCGGGGGATGCTTCCGGGAGGAGCGTCCGTGTTTGTCCAGTTTTTGTTGGGCGCTTACATCGGGACAATGCTCCACCGGGAGGACATCAAAAAGCTGAAAAAGCTATGGGCCCCGGCGTTGCTCCTGCTGCTGGGCATGACGGCCTATGCCATTTTCATGGGAGTGTTTTTTTCCAAAACTGCGGACTGTGACATTTTGACGGCAATGTACGCAACTGCTCCTGGTGGAATGGTGGAAGTGTGCCTGTTTGCGGGGGACACCGGGGGAGATACCTCATTGATTGCGGCATTTCATACCCTGCGCACCGCAATCCTTTATTTGGCGGTTCCTGTGATGGCAACCGTCATTTTGAAAAAACGCGAAAAGAACACAGGAGAAGCCATCTACGTGCATCATGAGGGCCAAAAGACAAGCAGAAAAACGCTGTTTTTACAGATGCTGTTTACACTGGCAGTCGGCGCAATTGGCGCCATAATTGGGAAAATTTCCAGTGTTCCCGCGGGAACATTGCTCTTTACGATAGTGATCACAGGAGCGGTTACAATTTTTACGGGAAAGACGTATATGCCGCGGTGGCTAAAGCGCACCGCCCAGATCCTAAGCGGTGCCGTGATCGGAATGCGTTGCAATATCAAGGATTTTCTTTATATCAAAAATGTACTGCCAAGCGTGCTGCTGATTATTTTTGGATATCTGCTGCTCACCGTTGTCCTGGGGAGTTTGCTGAGCCGCAAAGGGTATGTGGATTTGCCCACGGGCATATTTTCCTGCTGCGCGGGAGGCGTCAGCGATGTGACACTTGTGGCAAGTGACTATGACGTAGATATTGCGAAGGTGGTCTTGCTGCATTTGGTTCGCTATCTGAGTATCTTTGTTACCTACCCCATTTTAGGAGCAATTTTTTCCTGATAACAAAACTTGAAGGAGTAATTTTGAAATGAATGCGGGAAAGACCAGAATTGTAGTCGCACTGGGTGGCAATGCACTTCAATCTTCCAAAGATGGAGCGACAGCCGAGGCCCAATTGGCAGTTGTGCAGAAGACCTGCGGATATCTTGTGGATCTGATTCGCAAAGGGTATGAAATTGTGATCGTCCACGGAAACGGCCCCCAGGTGGGGCGGATTCTGCTAGCCAGTGAAACGGCAAAGGATGTTGTTCCGGCAATGCCCTTTGATGTGTGCGGAGCAATGAGTCAGGGATATATCGGCTATCATATTCAGCAGGCACTGAAACAGAAGCTGAAGGAGAACAATATGGATCTGCCGGTGGCCACCATTGTGACGCAGGTGGCCGTGGACAAGGGCGATACGGCATTCCAAAATCCCAGTAAGCCAATTGGCCCGTTTTATTCCGAGGAAGAGGCCAAGAAGCTGGCAGAGGAAAAGGGATACACCGTAAAAGAAGACGCCGGGCGGGGCTGGCGCAGAGTGGTTCCCAGTCCAAAGCCAGTGGATATTCTGGAGAAGGACACCATTGACTCTCTGCTCGGACGCTCCATCGTGATTACCTGTGGCGGCGGCGGAATTCCGGTTGTGAAAAAGGCGGATGGTACTTATGAGGGTGTGGCAGCCGTGATTGACAAAGACTTTGCCGCCGAGGCGCTGGCGGAGCATGTAAATGCAGATGTGCTGCTGATTTTGACGGAAGTGGAGCATGTGGCGATTAACTTTGGAAAGCCCAACCAGGAAAACTTGGAAAAGCTGACTGCCGCCGAGGCGAGAAAGTATATGGCGGAAGGGCAGTTTGCGCCAGGCTCCATGCTACCCAAAGTGGAGGCGGCTGTGAAGTTCGTGGAGGCAAAACCGGGCAAGCGGGCAATCATCAGTTCACTGTATCACGCTGTGGATGCAATTGAGGGAAATACGGGTACGGAAATCTGCTGAAAGCTGGATAGCGCTTGTCATGAGGCGTAACAAATAAACTTGAAAAGAGGATGTTAGCATGAGCGAAAAGGTAATTGTGAAAAGAGAAGTGCTGCTTGATCAGTGTACCAAGATTTTTGTTGCCGCTGGCATGCGGCAGGACGAGGCCGCGGTTGTGGCGGATAACTTGGTAGCCGCCGACCAGACGGGAATGGACTCCCATGGCGTCATGAGAGTGCCGGCGTATACCAAGCGTTTGCGCGACGGTGGCACGCTGCCTCACAGTGAAATTGAAGTTGTCCGGGAAACTCCCACTACAGCCGTCATTGACGGACATAACGGCATGGGCCAGGTGGTGTCCAAATTTGCAATGGAAAAGTGCATTAAAAAGGCCAAAAAGTGCGGAGTGGCCTTTGTGGCGGTGCGGGGCAGCAACCACTTTGGAATGGCCAGCTATTTTACCCGCATGGCGCTGGAACACAACATGATCGGCATGTGTTCCACATCTCCCGCCGCACATCTGCTGGCGCCCACCGGCGGCGTAGAGCCTATTTTGGATAACAACCCGTTTTCCTTTGCCATTCCGGCAGGCAAGGAGTATCCGGTGGTCTTGGATATGGCCACATCCGTCGTCTCCAGAGGCAAGCTGGCTTCGGCGGCGAAACGCGGCGACAAAATTCCAACAACTTGGGCCATGACCATTGACGGTGAGCCCACAGACGACCCGAAGTTAGGGTTTGACGGAATCCTTCTTCCTGTTGGTGGGTACAAGGGATATGGCTTGACAGTAATTTCCGGCGTGATGGCGGCAATGCTGAGCAACGCCGCACTGATGTCCCGGGACATCTGCGATTTCTATGTGGATACGGACAAGGAACAGAATATCGGCCACCTGTTTGGCTGCATTGATATTCAGGTGTTTTGTGATGTGGATGATTTCAAGCACAGAATGGATGAGATGATTGATGAGATCCACAACTGCCGCAAGGCTCCCGGCGTTGACAGGATTCTTCTGCCCGGCGAGCGCTCCGGAAGAACCGCGGACAAGAACGCAGTGGAGGGCATCCCGCTGAATGAGACCGTGTTCAAGGACCTGAACGATGTGGCGGTCAGCTATGGCCTTCAGCCAATTCAGCAGGGCTGAAAGCAAATCTGCCTGCGCAAGCTGCCGGGGATAAACAGGTTGCCTGATAAACGAATAAAAGGCTCTGAAACCAAATGGTTTTCAGCTGATAATGACCAGTGATAATCAGTGCCCGGGGCCTTCTCCTAAGCGAAAGGCCGGCAGTTCGAATCTGCCGGGGGGACAGCTCGCCGCAAGCAATCGCTTGCGACGAGCTTTTTTATTCCATCGCAAAACTTATCGTGCTTACGCTGCTGCTCTCCGCTTCCATCCAGCTCTGATTTGGTTAAGGAGGGCAGAAACCGTTCTTTGCGGCTGCAGCATGTTCAAAACAGGCCCCTTGGAAAGCTGCTTTTGCAAGTCAATCATTTTGCGGACTTTTTATGGAGTGTGAGAGGACAGGTGCCTTTGCTTTCTGGAGACACATTTCAACTAAATTGTAGTATTTTACAAAGTGGTACCATCTCTAATTCCAATATGAAGGAAAACGGGTTATCTCCATTGCCAGGTTTTGTCACGGCCCAGAAAAGCCTTGCATAAAGCAGCGTCAGCGAATGTCATATTTCCGAAGCAACCGCGAGGCCTTAGTCTGGGAAATGCCCAGCGCGGCGGCCACCTTATAGGAGCTGCCGTATTTTTGATAGGCTCGACGCAGGAGCTTGCGCTCAAAGGCCTCCATGGATTGGTCAAAGCTCTGCTCCTCACCCTGACGTTCCGACTCCTCGGATGCCGTACTCTGGAGAGGCGGAATATTCTCTGGCTGGATACAGCCATCCAGAGATGTTACCATAATCCGCTCAATCACATATTGCAGCTCCCGAATGTTGCCGTTCCAGCTGTGGCGCTTTAAGGTCTCTCTTGCCCTGATGGAGATGGTTTTTGCAATCTGGTATTTTTGATTGTAATACGTCAGAAAATGATCAATCAGCGGGTCCAGGGCATCTGTCCGTTCCCGCAGGGGCGGCATGTGAAATTCAATAACCCGCAGACGATAATAGAGGTCTTCTCGGAAAACGCCGTCCTCCACCTGCTTGCTAAGATCCAGATTCGTGGCGGAAATAATACGGACATCTGCAGTTTTCAGTTTGACACCGCCCACGGGCAGATAGGACTTTTCCTGGACCAGCTGCAGGAATTTACTTTGCAGATTCAGCGGCAGTGTACCGATCTCATCCAGAAATAAAGTGCCCCCGTTGGCTGTTTCCACCAGACCGACCTTACCCTTTTGTCCGGCACCGGTAAACGCACCGGAGACGTAGCCAAATAGTTCTGATTCAATCAGGTTCTCTGGTATGGAGGCACAGTTGATCGTGACAAAAGGCGCGCTGGCCCGCCGGCTGTTGGAATGGATGTATCTTGCCAGCATGGTCTTGCCGGTGCCGGATTCTCCGGTGATTAAGACCGTGGAATCAAAGTTTGAAATGCGGCGGATAGTCTCAAGAATGCTTCTCATCCTTTTGTCAGAGAGGATCATGCCCTCAGGCGACTCCTTGTTGTCTTCCGGTTGGAGGGGAAGCGTGGGAGATGCGAGGGGGGCAATCAGCTCCAAAAAGAGCCGCTCACCACGCCACTCCAGCCGGTGGTAAATTCTCTGCTGGCCGGCATAGACGTCGCTTTGTGAAGTGGAATCACTTTGTAGATGCTGCGCCGCCTCTGGGAAACGGGAGATTTTATAATAATAGCGGCGGCCGACTTTGAGGAAGTGCCGGCCCTCCAAAGGTCCATCCTCTGCACCGAAATGCTCCCGAAAGGCGCGGTTGCAAAACAGCAGCCGCTGATCTTGTGTATAAAGTGCCACTGCGGAGGGGATCAGGTCCAAGATGGATTTGCAATAATCCAGTTCTGTTTCCATAGGTGTGACCTCTTTCCGTATATGAATGCTTAGTTTTTTGTCGATCAGAAAAGCTCAGAGGAGGCAATCAATTTGACACTGTACAACCAAAGCGTTTTGTTGTATGATAAGCAGAAGAAAATTTCATGAGGTAATGCGCTGATGGATTGCTTTCGTGATGAAATAAGGATGTTATGCTATGACGCTCAAAGCAGAAGTTTCCAAATACCAGGAGGACTTGGTCCGCTCCGTTCAGGAGTTAGTTCAAATTAAATCGGTTCATGAGCAGCCGCTTCCGGGAAAGCCATTTGGGGACGGCGTAGACAAGGCGCTGGGCTATGTGCTCTCTCTGGCGGAGTCTATGGGGTTCTCCACCAAAAATCTGGATGGCTACTGCGGCTATGCGGAGTACGGCGAGGGAGAGCTTTATATCGGCGTGCTCTCCCACGTGGACATCTGCCCGGAAGGGGAGATGTGGGGAGTGCCTCCCTATGGGGGAATGATTTTAAATAACCGGATTTATGGCCGGGGCTCCCTGGACAACAAGGGACCGCTTTTGGCTGCCCTTTACGCGCTGAAGGCCGTCAAAGACTCTGGAAAAAAGCTCAACAAAAAAATTCGTCTGATTGTGGGGACGGATGAGCAGCGGTATTACCGGGACATGGAGCACTATCTCTCCCAGGAGAAGCCGCCGATTGCAGGATTCACTCTGGACGGGCAGTTTCCCGTGGTGTTTGCGGAAAAGGGGCTTGCCATGGTGGAATTCTCCTCGGAAATTCCCCAGGAGAGGGAGGAGTATATCCAATATATCCGGGGCGGGACAATGGAAAACACGGTACCTGGACACTGTGAAGCGCTGCTGATCACACCGCGCAAGAGTGAGATTGTTCGGGAACTCTCGGAATTCTCCAAGGAGCACCGCCACAATATGCACGCCAAGATTCTGGAAAATGGCGTGCTGTTGGAGGCGTTCGGCATGGAGACTCACAGTATTTCCCTGGAGCAGGGCGTCAACGCGGTCAGCGCGATGCTGGACTTTTTGGATTCTTTGGCCTTTGGCTCCCGGGAGATGTGCCGAACCATCCATTTTCTTCGGACCAGGATCGGCTTTGAAATTTATGGGGACTCCCTTGGGATTGCTTATGCGGATGAATTCTCTGGGAAGCTGACGGTTAATCTCGGAATTCTCACCTTTGATGGAAAGAAGATGCATGTTCGGCTGGACCTGCGCTATCCGGTCACATGCCGATATGACCAGGTCTATGGCAAGCTGCAAGATAGCTTTTTGGAAAACGGCTTTTCTCCGGTGGAAAATTCGTACTGGGACCCTACATATTTTCCCAGAGAACATTTTTTGATTAAGGCACTGCTGAAAGCATACCAAAAGGTCACAAAAGATAAGAGCGAGCCCACATACAGCGGCAGTGGCAGCTATTCCAAATCGATCCCCAATATCGCGGCCTTTGGCGCGATTTTTCCCGGGGAAAGCCTGGCCTGGCATCAAAAAAATGAATATATTGACATTGACAGCCTGGTTAAGACCTGCAGGATTTATGCAGAGGCGATTTATGAACTAGGGTCTTTATAAAAGAAGTTCTTACTGATTATACTACATGTTCGAGTCAAAAACAACTTGCTGGTGATAGTTTGCCTCAAAATTCGAGTTGTTTTTGACTTGAATTGTTTTTAGATAAGTTAAAAATGACTTATTCAATAGCGGAAAAGTCACTGAAGACGTGTTTGCTTGCCGGGAAAAAAGGGCTTGTTTAAAAATAAACAAGGAATTTTGATGATTTTTAAACAAATGAATCCATGTTCTCGCTTGGCACAAAAATTGCTTATTTAGTTTGTTGTATTTTTGTCAAGGAGGAGAAAAACATGTCAAAAAAGAAATGGAAGATCCCTTCCTCGTACGTCATCATTATGGCCATCGTTGTTTTGGTGGCGATCCTCAGCTGGGTGCTTCCCGGCGGCGCGTATGAGTATGTGGACCCCGATGCTTCAACACTGCAGCCGATTGCCGGGACTTACCACGAGGTAGATTCCAATCCCCAGGGGGTTGCCTCTGTGATTATGGCCCCTATCAGCGGTTTTATGGACTCGGTGGACATCATTCTCTACACACTGGTGATCGGCGGATATCTGGCAGTGGTGATGAAAACCGGCGCCATTGACGCTGCTATCGGTGCGACGATCCGCAGACTCAAGGGCAGGGAAAAGCTGCTGATCCCGGTTTTGATGCTGATTTTCAGCTTTGCAGGCGCAGCCTTCGGGATTGAGGAGGAGACGCTGCCCTTTTTCCCCGTTCTCATCCCGGTTCTACTGGCAGCAGGCTATGACACATTGGTTGGCCTGAGCGTAATCAAGATGGGGGCGGCTTTGGGCGTCATGGGCTCCATTGCAAATCCTTTCGCCGTGGCCATTGCCAGCCGGTTCGCTGGTATTTCCATGGCAGATGGCATTGTTGTCCGGCTGGTTTTGCTGGCAATTTACATCCCGGCTGGTATTA
Above is a genomic segment from Pusillibacter faecalis containing:
- a CDS encoding AbrB family transcriptional regulator, with translation MMTVFLTLLTAAIGGILFLLLKIPGSLMVGAMLITILFNLLTGRGMLPGGASVFVQFLLGAYIGTMLHREDIKKLKKLWAPALLLLLGMTAYAIFMGVFFSKTADCDILTAMYATAPGGMVEVCLFAGDTGGDTSLIAAFHTLRTAILYLAVPVMATVILKKREKNTGEAIYVHHEGQKTSRKTLFLQMLFTLAVGAIGAIIGKISSVPAGTLLFTIVITGAVTIFTGKTYMPRWLKRTAQILSGAVIGMRCNIKDFLYIKNVLPSVLLIIFGYLLLTVVLGSLLSRKGYVDLPTGIFSCCAGGVSDVTLVASDYDVDIAKVVLLHLVRYLSIFVTYPILGAIFS
- the arcC gene encoding carbamate kinase; protein product: MNAGKTRIVVALGGNALQSSKDGATAEAQLAVVQKTCGYLVDLIRKGYEIVIVHGNGPQVGRILLASETAKDVVPAMPFDVCGAMSQGYIGYHIQQALKQKLKENNMDLPVATIVTQVAVDKGDTAFQNPSKPIGPFYSEEEAKKLAEEKGYTVKEDAGRGWRRVVPSPKPVDILEKDTIDSLLGRSIVITCGGGGIPVVKKADGTYEGVAAVIDKDFAAEALAEHVNADVLLILTEVEHVAINFGKPNQENLEKLTAAEARKYMAEGQFAPGSMLPKVEAAVKFVEAKPGKRAIISSLYHAVDAIEGNTGTEIC
- a CDS encoding Ldh family oxidoreductase, with the protein product MSEKVIVKREVLLDQCTKIFVAAGMRQDEAAVVADNLVAADQTGMDSHGVMRVPAYTKRLRDGGTLPHSEIEVVRETPTTAVIDGHNGMGQVVSKFAMEKCIKKAKKCGVAFVAVRGSNHFGMASYFTRMALEHNMIGMCSTSPAAHLLAPTGGVEPILDNNPFSFAIPAGKEYPVVLDMATSVVSRGKLASAAKRGDKIPTTWAMTIDGEPTDDPKLGFDGILLPVGGYKGYGLTVISGVMAAMLSNAALMSRDICDFYVDTDKEQNIGHLFGCIDIQVFCDVDDFKHRMDEMIDEIHNCRKAPGVDRILLPGERSGRTADKNAVEGIPLNETVFKDLNDVAVSYGLQPIQQG
- a CDS encoding sigma-54 interaction domain-containing protein, whose product is METELDYCKSILDLIPSAVALYTQDQRLLFCNRAFREHFGAEDGPLEGRHFLKVGRRYYYKISRFPEAAQHLQSDSTSQSDVYAGQQRIYHRLEWRGERLFLELIAPLASPTLPLQPEDNKESPEGMILSDKRMRSILETIRRISNFDSTVLITGESGTGKTMLARYIHSNSRRASAPFVTINCASIPENLIESELFGYVSGAFTGAGQKGKVGLVETANGGTLFLDEIGTLPLNLQSKFLQLVQEKSYLPVGGVKLKTADVRIISATNLDLSKQVEDGVFREDLYYRLRVIEFHMPPLRERTDALDPLIDHFLTYYNQKYQIAKTISIRARETLKRHSWNGNIRELQYVIERIMVTSLDGCIQPENIPPLQSTASEESERQGEEQSFDQSMEAFERKLLRRAYQKYGSSYKVAAALGISQTKASRLLRKYDIR
- the pepV gene encoding dipeptidase PepV; translation: MTLKAEVSKYQEDLVRSVQELVQIKSVHEQPLPGKPFGDGVDKALGYVLSLAESMGFSTKNLDGYCGYAEYGEGELYIGVLSHVDICPEGEMWGVPPYGGMILNNRIYGRGSLDNKGPLLAALYALKAVKDSGKKLNKKIRLIVGTDEQRYYRDMEHYLSQEKPPIAGFTLDGQFPVVFAEKGLAMVEFSSEIPQEREEYIQYIRGGTMENTVPGHCEALLITPRKSEIVRELSEFSKEHRHNMHAKILENGVLLEAFGMETHSISLEQGVNAVSAMLDFLDSLAFGSREMCRTIHFLRTRIGFEIYGDSLGIAYADEFSGKLTVNLGILTFDGKKMHVRLDLRYPVTCRYDQVYGKLQDSFLENGFSPVENSYWDPTYFPREHFLIKALLKAYQKVTKDKSEPTYSGSGSYSKSIPNIAAFGAIFPGESLAWHQKNEYIDIDSLVKTCRIYAEAIYELGSL